A single Anas acuta chromosome 19, bAnaAcu1.1, whole genome shotgun sequence DNA region contains:
- the RTN4RL1 gene encoding reticulon-4 receptor-like 1 — MGRGGPAGSQRGRDVTPGGERREAAGTRWGPRGGGTGGAARGPGAAALSRTVHGRRERRRRRRRRRRRRKGGPRPGSPSPAQPSPARPSPAQPSPPRRCPAPPCPAPLRRCRHRGTGTGLPFIGSARGGGGRRRPQPRGGGSPPKKPAAGRAAGRKRGRGGDSRWTGGDRDSVFPVLPGFPGPLRVRLAPPCPPGGRSPGPRLRAPGAAAAAAAAAATAAAVRRRRRRRARGSEQRRRRRYRRAGRTAPRTGTKMLRQGALAELLLVLLGLKVHGAAGCPTDCVCYPSPMTVSCQAHNFVTIPEGIPEDSERIFLQNNQITLLLRGHFSPSMVTLWIYSNNITFIDPNTFEGFVNLEELDLGDNRYLRALAADTFQGLVKLHALYLYKCGLSSLPSGIFGGLHNLQYLYLQDNHIEFLQDDIFVDLVNLSHLFLHGNKLWSLHQNTFRGLINLDRLLIHQNQLQWVHRRAFHDLRRLTTLFLFNNSLSELQGDCLAHLAALEFLRLNGNPWSCDCKARSLWEWLHRFKGSSSSVICESPERMHGKDLKVLRAEDFRNCSGSESLHQIKTHTFSAADRGASKAHHPHHSSKEKGGERGAEKGLHSSQPAPRPGSRRPGKNCTSHKGRNRTLKPGSLGPRKSEHEVHDYVPDYQHKFSFGVMPTGPPRRKGKCTRRTPIRAPSGVQQAAGSAALEASRLVFVLLLAAVMR, encoded by the exons atggggcggggggggccaGCGGGGTCCCAGCGGGGACGCGATGTGACACCCGGCGGGGAGCGCAGGGAGGCAGCGGGGACCCGATGGGGacctcggggggggggcaccgggggggcggcgcggggcccgGGAGCAGCGGCACTTTCACGAACTGTCCACGGGAGGCGGgagaggcggcggcggaggaggaggaggaggagaaggaggaagggggggccCCGGCCGGGTtcgcccagcccagcccagcccagcccagcccggcccagcccggcccagcccagcccgccCCGTCGCTGCCCCGCCccgccctgcccagccccgctccgccgcTGCAGGCACcgcggcaccggcaccgggctCCCCTTTATAGGCTCGGCCcgagggggtggggggcggcggcggccccagCCCCGAGGGGGCGGCTCCCCCCCTAAAAAACCGGCGGCGGGACGCGCGGCGGGCAGAAAgcgcggccgggggggggatTCCCGGTGGACCGGCGGGGACCGGGACTCGGTGTTCCCGGTGCTCCCGGGGTTCCCGGGGCCGCTGCGGGTTCGGCTCGCCCCGCCATGCCCCCCCGGGGGCCGTTCTCCCGGGCCCCGGCTCCGCGCTCCCGGTGcagccgctgccgccgccgccgctgctgccaccgccgccgccgttcgccgccgccgccgccgccgtgcccGCGGCTCTGAGcaacgccgccgccgccgttaCCGCCGCGCCGGGAGAACCGCGCCCCGCACCGGCACCAAGATGCTCCGCCAAG GGGCCCTCgcggagctgctgctggtgctgctggggctgaaggTCCACGGGGCCGCGGGCTGCCCCACCGACTGCGTCTGCTACCCCTCGCCCATGACCGTCAGCTGCCAGGCCCACAACTTCGTCACCATCCCCGAGGGCATCCCCGAGGACAGCGAGAGGATCTTCCTGCAGAACAACCAGATCACCCTGCTGCTGCGGGGCCACTTCAGCCCCTCCATGGTCACCCTCTGGATCTACTCCAACAACATCACCTTCATCGACCCCAACACCTTCGAGGGCTTCGTCAACCTGGAGGAGCTGGACCTGGGGGATAACCGCTACCTAAGGGCTTTGGCGGCGGACACTTTCCAAGGGCTGGTGAAACTCCACGCCTTGTATCTGTACAAGTGCGGGCTGAGCTCTCTCCCCAGTGGGATATTCGGCGGCCTCCACAACCTGCAATACCTTTACTTGCAAGACAACCACATCGAGTTCCTTCAGGACGATATTTTTGTTGACTTGGTTAACCTCAGCCATCTTTTTCTCCATGGAAACAAGCTCTGGAGCCTCCATCAGAACACGTTCAGGGGACTAATCAACCTGGATAGGCTGCTCATCCATCAGAATCAGCTGCAGTGGGTTCACAGGCGGGCTTTCCACGACCTCCGGCGACTGACCACCCTGTTCCTCTTCAACAACAGCCTCTCGGAGCTGCAGGGGGACTgcctggcccacctggcagccCTGGAGTTCCTCAGGCTGAACGGGAACCCCTGGAGCTGCGACTGCAAGGCCCGCTCGCTCTGGGAGTGGCTGCACCGCTTCAAGGGCTCCAGCTCCAGCGTCATCTGCGAGTCCCCCGAGCGGATGCACGGCAAGGACCTAAAGGTGCTGAGGGCCGAAGACTTTAGGAACTGTTCGGGCTCGGAGTCGCTCCACCAGATCAAAACACACACTTTCTCGGCAGCAGACAGAGGAGCCTCCAAAGCCCACCACCCCCACCACTCCTCCAAGGAGAAGGGCGGCGAGCGAGGGGCCGAGAAGGGTTTGCACAGCAGCCAGCCCGCGCCCCGGCCTGGCTCGCGCCGCCCCGGCAAGAACTGCACCAGCCACAAAGGCCGCAACCGAACCCTTAAGCCGGGGTCGCTGGGCCCGCGGAAAAGCGAGCACGAGGTCCACGACTACGTGCCCGACTATCAGCACAAATTCAGCTTCGGCGTGATGCCCACGGGCCCCCCGAGACGCAAGGGTAAGTGCACCCGGCGGACGCCCATCCGCGCCCCCAGCGGGGTGCAGCAGGCGGCCGGCAGCGCGGCCCTCGAGGCCTCGCGCCTGgtttttgtgctgctgctcgCGGCCGTCATGCGCTGA